One genomic window of Leptospira paudalimensis includes the following:
- the asnS gene encoding asparagine--tRNA ligase, protein MIPSLDPNSSHPTMSDESLPLQGWVQGLRGNNHVQFLQLRTNGKILQVVCEKESLGEDLFKQIKSLPQETSLIVHGNWQENEKAPGGRELTLSSFTVVGASSDYPITPKDHGPDFLHNHRHLWLRSKRQLAIQRVRSELSFAIREFFRNDGYTLIDTPILTGSIGESAGTLFSTEYFDLGQAYLAQTGQLYLETAAFAHSKVYCFGPTFRAEKSKTKRHLTEFWMLEAETAFLGHQGNLDLQERFVKSVLKTTIERTKEDLKTLERDPLPLLQTLDKPFPRVEYGDAIQILKEAGENIEWGEDINAEREQILTTHFGTAIFIQNFPRAIKAFYMKQNPSDPRTVLSADLIAPDGIGEIIGGSEREESYDKIVERLKEEGLPPEDYSWYLDLRKYGSVPHAGFGMGLERVIAWVCGLPHIRECIPFPRMIYRLTP, encoded by the coding sequence ATGATTCCAAGTTTAGATCCAAATTCATCCCATCCTACCATGTCTGACGAATCCCTTCCTTTACAAGGTTGGGTACAAGGCCTTCGAGGCAATAACCACGTACAATTTTTACAACTCAGGACCAATGGAAAAATCCTACAAGTGGTCTGTGAAAAGGAATCCCTGGGGGAGGATCTCTTCAAACAAATCAAAAGTTTACCCCAAGAAACTTCGCTTATCGTCCATGGGAACTGGCAGGAGAATGAAAAAGCACCTGGTGGTCGAGAGCTCACTCTTTCCTCTTTTACTGTTGTAGGTGCATCTTCCGATTATCCTATCACTCCGAAAGATCATGGACCCGATTTTTTACATAACCATAGGCATTTGTGGTTACGATCCAAACGGCAACTTGCTATCCAAAGGGTCAGGTCTGAATTGTCATTTGCGATCCGCGAATTTTTCCGTAACGATGGCTATACGCTCATTGACACACCCATTTTGACTGGATCCATCGGTGAATCTGCAGGAACCTTATTTTCCACCGAATATTTCGATTTAGGCCAAGCGTATTTAGCACAAACAGGCCAATTGTATTTGGAAACCGCAGCGTTTGCTCACTCGAAAGTGTATTGTTTTGGTCCCACATTCCGTGCTGAAAAAAGTAAAACCAAACGCCACTTAACCGAATTTTGGATGTTGGAAGCAGAAACTGCCTTCCTTGGGCATCAAGGGAACCTGGACTTACAAGAGCGATTTGTAAAATCAGTATTAAAAACCACCATTGAACGCACAAAAGAAGATTTAAAGACTCTCGAACGAGACCCTCTGCCTCTCCTCCAAACCCTAGATAAACCTTTCCCCCGAGTGGAATATGGAGATGCCATCCAAATCCTAAAAGAGGCAGGAGAAAATATCGAATGGGGGGAAGACATCAATGCCGAAAGGGAACAAATCTTAACCACTCATTTTGGTACAGCCATCTTCATCCAAAATTTCCCAAGAGCCATCAAAGCTTTTTATATGAAACAAAACCCTAGTGACCCAAGGACAGTTCTCTCTGCTGACTTAATTGCACCAGACGGAATTGGTGAAATCATAGGGGGGTCAGAAAGGGAAGAGTCCTACGATAAAATTGTGGAACGGCTCAAAGAAGAAGGCCTACCACCGGAAGATTATTCCTGGTATTTGGACCTAAGGAAGTATGGATCGGTACCACACGCAGGTTTTGGGATGGGTCTAGAACGGGTGATTGCTTGGGTTTGTGGATTACCACATATCCGAGAGTGTATTCCTTTCCCTAGAATGATTTACCGATTAACACCATAA
- a CDS encoding ATP-dependent DNA helicase has product MDVNSVFTKQLPKLWKDYEVRKEQMEMSEAIESAFNQGTNWVIEAGTGVGKSLAYLIPSALFSLENECTVVVSTETKSLQDQLLYKDIPLVSEALGVPINAMVALGSNNYLCKRKYNRVMDRGDFGPEMESSISYFVNWEKQTESGIRAEYDGYLSNSFWSSVARESDNCLGRNCPNFSSSYYFLEKEKWKKANILIVNHHLLASHLAGDFKLLPPFSQLVIDEAHVFPEIVGKAFGSEIRYELILNLLHYLYYPEKRTGLVLKIKSNEKIIKQVEASIGYANDFFRMLLSAIPLQFNQFATRHTERIKLDNGALEDTLADLSSSLESLLSKYKKDSDDMEEKELALGLEMVSGNLKKASSFLTDFRLKTNPNLVFWIEPPSQVTKDPFYYLFSQPKNTDEILANTLFPNMDSVVLTSATLSPTAGNFQYFLKEVGTSDVKTKTLSSPFQYNTHSLLFVPKQIADPVSDPKRNKTDLSYWITRLLKLSEGDAFVLFTSNKLLSELYEEIRNLVPYPIFAQTEMGPIAAKREFLANQNSVLFGVSSFWQGVDIKGDKLRNVIVTKLPFQVPTEPVLQAKMEDMEKKGKSPFWEMQVPKTCLLLRQGFGRLIRSQSDTGMVSILDPRIHTKSYGKNVLQSLPKGVPLITEFNELERKFHLLPK; this is encoded by the coding sequence TTGGACGTAAATTCGGTTTTTACAAAACAACTTCCAAAACTATGGAAGGATTATGAAGTTCGGAAAGAACAGATGGAAATGTCCGAAGCCATTGAGTCTGCTTTCAACCAAGGAACCAATTGGGTGATCGAAGCAGGTACGGGTGTTGGAAAATCTTTGGCGTATCTCATCCCAAGTGCTTTGTTTTCCTTAGAAAATGAATGTACAGTCGTTGTATCAACCGAAACAAAATCCTTACAAGACCAATTATTATACAAAGACATTCCTCTTGTTTCTGAAGCACTTGGTGTTCCGATCAATGCAATGGTTGCTTTGGGTTCCAATAATTATTTATGCAAACGTAAATACAATCGAGTGATGGATCGTGGGGATTTTGGACCAGAAATGGAATCGTCAATTTCATACTTCGTCAATTGGGAGAAACAAACGGAAAGTGGAATTCGAGCTGAATATGATGGGTATTTATCGAATTCCTTCTGGTCATCGGTTGCAAGAGAGTCTGACAATTGTTTGGGGAGAAATTGTCCCAATTTTAGTTCCTCCTATTATTTTTTAGAAAAAGAAAAATGGAAAAAAGCAAATATCTTAATTGTAAACCACCATTTACTCGCAAGTCACTTGGCTGGAGATTTTAAATTATTACCTCCGTTTTCCCAATTGGTGATTGATGAAGCCCATGTGTTTCCTGAAATTGTAGGAAAAGCATTTGGTTCAGAAATTCGATACGAACTGATTCTAAACCTCCTCCATTATTTATATTATCCAGAAAAAAGAACAGGCCTTGTCTTAAAAATTAAATCGAATGAAAAAATCATAAAACAAGTTGAAGCAAGTATTGGTTATGCGAATGATTTTTTTCGTATGTTACTGTCTGCGATTCCCTTACAGTTTAATCAATTTGCCACTCGCCATACGGAGCGAATCAAACTTGATAATGGTGCTTTGGAAGATACATTGGCAGATCTTTCCTCAAGTTTAGAATCCCTGTTATCTAAATACAAAAAAGATAGTGATGATATGGAAGAAAAGGAACTTGCTCTAGGCCTTGAGATGGTTTCAGGAAATTTAAAAAAAGCTTCTTCCTTTCTTACAGATTTCCGTTTGAAAACAAATCCAAACTTAGTGTTTTGGATCGAACCTCCTTCACAAGTGACAAAAGATCCATTTTACTATTTGTTTTCCCAACCTAAAAATACTGATGAGATACTTGCTAATACTTTGTTTCCCAATATGGATTCCGTCGTATTAACCTCGGCAACTCTTTCTCCTACTGCTGGTAATTTTCAGTATTTTTTGAAAGAAGTGGGAACAAGTGATGTGAAAACAAAAACCCTAAGTTCTCCATTTCAATATAATACTCATTCCCTCTTATTTGTTCCCAAACAAATTGCAGATCCAGTTTCAGATCCCAAACGAAATAAAACAGATTTATCGTATTGGATCACTCGATTGCTAAAACTTTCGGAAGGAGATGCATTTGTACTATTTACTTCCAATAAACTCCTTTCGGAACTTTACGAGGAAATTCGAAACTTAGTTCCCTATCCCATTTTTGCCCAAACGGAAATGGGTCCAATCGCCGCCAAACGTGAGTTTCTTGCCAACCAGAATAGTGTTTTATTTGGGGTGTCGAGTTTTTGGCAAGGTGTGGATATCAAAGGAGATAAACTCAGGAATGTAATTGTCACAAAACTTCCTTTCCAAGTACCCACAGAACCAGTTTTACAGGCAAAAATGGAAGATATGGAAAAAAAAGGGAAAAGCCCCTTTTGGGAAATGCAAGTTCCTAAAACATGTTTATTACTCCGCCAGGGGTTTGGAAGGCTCATCCGTTCCCAATCCGACACGGGAATGGTGAGTATCCTCGATCCAAGGATTCATACAAAATCATATGGAAAAAACGTCTTGCAAAGTTTACCGAAAGGAGTTCCTCTCATAACGGAATTTAACGAATTGGAAAGAAAATTCCATTTATTGCCGAAGTGA
- a CDS encoding sodium-dependent transporter gives MKERQAEHQDGWASRVGLILAVASGAIGLGNFLRFPGQAAQNGGGAFMVPYIISFLLLGIPVCLAEWTMGRMGGKHGHSTPFIFREYLKGFPLKLSGTIGVMIPVMIYVYYVFIESWCLAYAYYFLTGQMSLSATTRDGMTKEASSFFMNLTGAGENGSSFQSPILIFFLICVLFNFLLVYRGLSKGLEAFAKIAMPLMGICATIILVRVLTIPGIEQGLAVMWNPDWSKLTEPKVWISAAGQIFFSLSTGFGIALVFSSFLKKKDDVVLSSLSSASLNEFAEVVFGGMITIPVAFLFLGIQATSFGTFGMGFIALPSVFGMMPGGNFFGGLWFLVLFLAAITSSVTMLQPGILFLEEGYRIGRRKSSLLLFLFTFVLCLPIVYFNKDFAALDIADFYIGTIMIYILASIQIFIFVFKIGVDRGEADANEGSLIPFPKLIKFVLKYITPWFLLFIFVSFCYMNLPEYLDKMNPEVMGLLAENKGQNVEDAKTKAIVARSVVIGLILIYGFIYLLVSKALDSRHEKVTK, from the coding sequence ATGAAAGAGAGACAAGCGGAACACCAAGATGGTTGGGCCAGTCGAGTCGGTTTAATTTTAGCAGTTGCCAGTGGAGCCATAGGGCTAGGAAATTTTTTACGTTTCCCAGGGCAAGCAGCACAAAACGGTGGTGGTGCCTTTATGGTCCCATACATCATCAGTTTTCTGTTACTGGGGATCCCTGTTTGTTTGGCAGAATGGACGATGGGAAGGATGGGTGGAAAACATGGCCATAGTACACCTTTTATCTTTCGAGAATACTTAAAAGGATTTCCTCTCAAACTTTCAGGTACCATTGGAGTCATGATTCCCGTCATGATTTATGTGTATTATGTATTCATCGAATCTTGGTGTTTAGCATACGCTTATTATTTCTTAACAGGCCAAATGTCATTATCTGCAACCACAAGGGATGGTATGACAAAAGAAGCCTCTTCCTTTTTTATGAATCTGACGGGTGCTGGCGAAAATGGTTCCAGTTTCCAATCACCCATCCTCATTTTCTTTTTGATCTGTGTCTTATTTAATTTTTTACTCGTTTACCGTGGCCTTTCAAAAGGCCTAGAGGCGTTTGCAAAAATTGCAATGCCACTCATGGGAATCTGCGCCACGATCATCCTTGTCAGAGTTCTCACAATCCCTGGTATTGAACAGGGACTTGCAGTGATGTGGAATCCCGATTGGTCTAAACTTACCGAACCAAAAGTTTGGATCAGTGCTGCCGGGCAAATTTTCTTTTCCTTATCAACTGGATTTGGGATTGCACTTGTATTCTCTAGTTTTCTTAAGAAAAAAGACGATGTTGTTTTATCGAGTTTGTCTTCTGCTTCGCTCAATGAGTTCGCAGAAGTTGTGTTTGGTGGAATGATTACAATTCCAGTGGCATTTTTATTTTTAGGCATCCAGGCAACTTCTTTTGGTACCTTTGGAATGGGATTTATTGCATTACCATCTGTTTTTGGGATGATGCCTGGAGGGAATTTTTTTGGAGGGCTTTGGTTTTTAGTCCTTTTCCTTGCAGCCATTACTTCTTCGGTTACGATGTTACAACCTGGTATCTTATTTTTAGAAGAAGGATACCGAATCGGAAGGCGCAAGTCTTCCCTACTCCTTTTCCTTTTTACCTTTGTATTGTGTTTACCCATCGTATACTTCAATAAAGATTTTGCCGCATTGGATATTGCTGATTTTTATATTGGAACCATTATGATTTATATTTTGGCATCCATTCAAATCTTCATCTTTGTCTTTAAGATTGGTGTGGACAGAGGAGAGGCGGATGCCAATGAAGGAAGTCTCATTCCATTTCCCAAACTCATCAAATTTGTTCTGAAATACATCACCCCATGGTTTTTACTTTTTATCTTTGTTTCCTTTTGTTATATGAACTTACCTGAATATTTGGATAAGATGAATCCTGAGGTCATGGGTCTCCTCGCTGAAAACAAAGGTCAAAATGTAGAGGATGCAAAAACAAAAGCAATTGTGGCAAGGTCAGTTGTGATTGGTCTGATACTCATATATGGTTTTATTTATTTATTGGTTTCAAAAGCACTCGATTCTAGACATGAGAAGGTCACAAAATGA
- a CDS encoding helix-turn-helix domain-containing protein: protein MLRKKRGIKQYDMARALGVSPSYLSKIETGAQDPTEKFKSSCAKYLKTSVDKLFNESAVEDIYPEFSNGLKNKLWAVRRELGIKQYDFAKKLKVSTPFLSKVELGLLEPPEDFKNLVSKVLKMEKNELFLG from the coding sequence ATGCTTCGAAAGAAGAGAGGCATTAAACAGTACGATATGGCAAGGGCTCTGGGGGTATCTCCGAGTTATCTTTCCAAAATTGAGACTGGTGCCCAAGATCCGACTGAAAAATTTAAGTCATCTTGTGCCAAGTATCTCAAAACGTCCGTTGATAAACTCTTTAACGAAAGCGCTGTGGAAGACATCTACCCTGAGTTTTCCAATGGATTGAAAAACAAACTTTGGGCAGTCCGACGTGAGTTAGGAATCAAACAATATGATTTCGCAAAGAAACTAAAAGTTTCGACTCCGTTCCTGTCAAAAGTGGAACTTGGACTTTTAGAACCACCAGAAGATTTTAAGAACCTGGTTTCTAAAGTTCTCAAAATGGAAAAAAACGAGCTTTTTTTAGGCTAA
- a CDS encoding LIC12015 family putative lipoprotein — protein sequence MIRNKLIHRVMLLGLILLPLINCAKDSEILATFDGGTVTRREMNFVIEASKRGNTEPQPISADIQAKILESIALEKILLKDAIKANKVSEADVTKIESLVKDFLKLNVYMREYVKNGLKSKPLEFINLQLALVRGEDEAENLKKAQDLANRLNTLSDKEVAIEIAKVTDDMTRKPIGGKLEPFCTNCAETPLEDILSEVRGVKQGKFIAYAKQGEGRIAYVVRSLGTEKVHPERLRKYFTSVFDAFKEEAIEYGKTHEDAETKASIAYFTEGESADKANQFASHTMKEYEQGLYQKELKKITEESGITVANLPRFTGPDDVDPKVFTPEYSLYSNKEGKSYTWKDLTADFDAIPSQLKQEYKTEKAKTWDMLNLFQSTILQGKIAETSKRVQNVDSEIGYLMQLDKMKVSLALKSLQDEIKAIPVTVTEAQMRDAYEAGKLYAYSDQDPKNPQNRIPKPYTAVRERIKSEMEGSQRNSFIEQKVSGLKTTYNLVIANDRLKEVTL from the coding sequence ATGATTCGAAACAAACTAATACATCGAGTGATGTTACTCGGTTTAATTCTCCTGCCCCTGATCAATTGTGCTAAGGATTCTGAAATCCTAGCTACGTTCGATGGTGGGACTGTAACTCGAAGAGAGATGAATTTTGTAATTGAAGCTTCAAAACGTGGAAACACGGAACCACAACCCATTAGTGCTGACATCCAAGCCAAAATATTAGAAAGTATCGCTTTGGAAAAAATTTTACTAAAAGATGCAATCAAAGCAAATAAAGTTTCTGAAGCAGATGTGACTAAAATTGAATCCTTAGTAAAAGATTTTTTAAAGCTCAATGTATATATGCGTGAGTATGTTAAAAATGGATTAAAATCGAAACCATTAGAATTTATCAATTTACAACTTGCTTTAGTACGTGGCGAAGATGAAGCAGAAAATTTGAAAAAAGCCCAAGATCTTGCCAATCGTTTGAACACTCTGTCAGACAAAGAAGTTGCCATCGAAATCGCAAAAGTTACTGATGATATGACTAGAAAACCAATCGGTGGAAAATTAGAACCATTTTGTACCAATTGTGCAGAGACTCCACTCGAAGACATTTTAAGTGAAGTTAGAGGTGTAAAACAAGGTAAATTCATCGCATACGCAAAACAAGGTGAAGGAAGAATTGCTTATGTAGTACGTTCTCTTGGAACAGAAAAAGTACACCCAGAAAGACTTCGTAAGTACTTTACATCAGTATTTGATGCTTTCAAAGAAGAAGCAATCGAATATGGTAAAACCCATGAAGATGCAGAAACCAAAGCAAGTATTGCCTACTTTACAGAAGGTGAATCTGCTGATAAAGCCAACCAATTTGCATCCCATACAATGAAAGAGTATGAGCAAGGTTTATACCAAAAAGAACTTAAAAAAATCACAGAAGAAAGTGGTATCACTGTCGCAAACCTTCCACGGTTTACTGGTCCAGATGATGTGGATCCTAAAGTATTCACTCCAGAATACAGCCTATACTCGAACAAAGAGGGAAAAAGTTATACTTGGAAAGATTTAACTGCTGATTTTGATGCAATCCCTTCCCAACTCAAACAAGAATACAAAACGGAAAAAGCAAAAACATGGGATATGCTGAACCTTTTCCAATCTACGATCCTCCAAGGAAAAATTGCTGAAACTTCCAAAAGAGTGCAAAACGTAGATAGCGAAATTGGTTACCTCATGCAATTGGATAAAATGAAAGTGAGTTTGGCATTAAAATCGCTACAAGATGAGATCAAAGCCATCCCAGTAACGGTAACAGAAGCTCAAATGCGTGATGCGTATGAAGCTGGAAAGTTATATGCTTATTCTGACCAAGATCCTAAAAATCCACAAAATCGAATTCCTAAGCCATATACAGCAGTAAGAGAACGAATTAAATCAGAAATGGAAGGTTCTCAACGAAATTCGTTCATTGAACAAAAAGTTTCTGGTTTAAAAACTACTTATAATTTAGTGATCGCAAACGATCGTCTAAAAGAAGTTACATTATAG
- a CDS encoding STAS domain-containing protein, with protein sequence MSLDDLVVSTEKIDTVYVTKLQGNLNNFTAEKCIKSVTNSLKHGSVILDLEELNMVTTQGIIAFKTLNEEAFLQKHKIILINLPLSVRQAFLMAGVRNLFPIANNEEAAFKMASRPSR encoded by the coding sequence ATGAGTTTAGACGATTTAGTAGTTTCCACTGAAAAAATTGATACCGTTTATGTAACCAAATTACAGGGAAATCTAAACAACTTCACAGCGGAAAAGTGCATCAAATCAGTCACCAATTCCTTAAAACATGGGTCAGTCATTCTCGATTTAGAGGAATTGAACATGGTCACAACCCAAGGCATTATAGCCTTCAAAACATTAAATGAAGAAGCATTTTTACAAAAACACAAAATCATTCTCATCAACCTTCCGTTAAGCGTAAGACAAGCATTTCTGATGGCAGGTGTTCGCAATTTATTCCCCATCGCAAATAATGAAGAAGCTGCATTCAAAATGGCTTCAAGACCCAGTAGGTAA
- a CDS encoding diacylglycerol/polyprenol kinase family protein, protein MSSGFNFFRKIWHVLGLIIPVTLYLDPFRDAFGLVYATRAILVTSLGIFLLALFLLELFRLSHSGFEAFFYQYFGFLMKESERKRFNGTVPYFLANLIVVCFFPAEIAILAILFLVIGDPFAAYVGSKYGKHRFYNGKSIEGVFGFLIPAFIFSVFVLYLITKSHPESFISLYDHHGFTWTPIVIVFVSVLLSCVTEFFSNTTAKGLVDDNLLIPVVGAISLSVLSLLYLDYTPMDFFFDPNGLYIQK, encoded by the coding sequence ATGAGTTCAGGATTTAATTTTTTTCGCAAAATTTGGCATGTATTGGGACTCATCATTCCCGTTACTTTATATTTGGATCCATTCCGTGATGCCTTTGGACTTGTTTATGCCACTCGAGCCATCCTTGTAACTTCGCTTGGAATTTTCCTGTTAGCACTTTTTTTATTGGAATTGTTTCGTTTGAGCCATAGCGGATTTGAAGCCTTTTTTTATCAGTATTTTGGATTTCTTATGAAGGAATCTGAAAGGAAACGATTCAATGGAACAGTTCCTTATTTTCTTGCCAACCTAATCGTTGTTTGCTTTTTTCCAGCGGAAATAGCAATCCTTGCAATTCTATTTTTAGTCATTGGAGATCCATTTGCTGCTTATGTGGGTAGTAAATATGGCAAACATCGTTTTTACAATGGAAAATCCATTGAAGGTGTATTTGGATTTTTGATTCCTGCATTTATCTTTTCAGTTTTTGTTTTGTATCTCATTACAAAATCTCATCCTGAAAGTTTTATCTCTTTGTATGACCACCATGGATTTACTTGGACTCCCATCGTGATCGTTTTTGTATCAGTTCTTCTATCTTGTGTTACAGAGTTTTTTTCCAACACAACAGCCAAAGGATTAGTTGATGACAACCTACTCATTCCGGTAGTAGGTGCGATTTCCCTATCCGTATTATCGTTATTGTATTTAGATTATACACCAATGGATTTTTTCTTTGATCCAAATGGATTGTACATTCAGAAATAA
- a CDS encoding DUF4416 family protein translates to MPQEILERPAGASFFLIVSYENEDTLFELKNLSEKRFSKILYESLVLPRWIPDESEREFAYPGRFTKVLSFKQRIHREEIVEKKKDCLEFQTLLQKKDLSTLLVPGYVTSHNIVIAKSKDDFHRMYLFQGVYAETVYHFSRGILQPLPSTQNYFKEKEVVYFFNTLRESYEFNKFKS, encoded by the coding sequence ATGCCTCAAGAGATTTTAGAAAGACCTGCTGGTGCATCATTTTTTCTCATCGTATCTTACGAGAATGAAGATACCCTGTTTGAATTAAAAAATTTAAGCGAAAAACGTTTTTCTAAAATTCTCTATGAGTCATTAGTATTGCCAAGATGGATTCCCGATGAATCGGAACGAGAGTTCGCTTACCCTGGTCGTTTTACAAAAGTTTTGTCTTTCAAACAACGGATCCATAGAGAAGAAATTGTTGAGAAAAAAAAAGACTGTTTGGAATTCCAAACCCTCCTACAAAAAAAAGATTTAAGTACTTTATTGGTTCCTGGATATGTTACTTCACATAACATTGTGATTGCGAAGTCTAAAGATGATTTCCACCGTATGTATTTATTCCAAGGAGTTTATGCGGAAACAGTGTATCATTTTTCTAGAGGGATATTACAACCCCTACCTTCTACTCAGAATTATTTCAAAGAAAAAGAGGTAGTTTATTTTTTTAATACTCTTAGGGAATCGTATGAGTTTAATAAATTTAAATCTTAA